A window of Bradyrhizobium sp. AZCC 1719 genomic DNA:
CTTTCTTTTACGCAAACTTGTTCTTAATTCGCTCGAAAGCTGCGTCGTGGCGAGCTTAGCACGGGAGAGCCTGGATGTCCGCGCGCCTCAATCGTCCAGCGCCTGCTTCAGCAATTTCGGGCTGGTGAAGCGCACGAGCTTGCCGCGGCGGAACGCCACCTCGCTCCAGTCCTCGGTGGCAAAGTCGAGGATCGCCAGTCCCGCGGTCGGCAGATTGTCCTCGAGCGCCTTCTTCGCCGCCGCGTCGCCGCTGCCGGCGAGCATCAGCGCCAGCTCATGCATGCCGGGATTGTGGCCGATCAGCATCAGGCGCGCGGGGTCGGTGGCCTCGGCCATGCGGATGATCCGCAGGAGTTGCGTCGGCTCGGCGCCGTAGAGTTCATCGAGCAGTTCGACCTCCGGCTTCGGCGGCCGTTCCCGCACTGCATCCTTTATCGCATCGCGTGCGATTTCCCAGGTCTGCCGCGCCCGCACCGCGGTCGAAACCAGAACGGCGTCGGGAAAAGGCGGATGCCGGCCGATCCAGGTTCCGATAGCGACGGCGTCCCGCCGGCCGCGCTCGTCGAGTCGGCGGTCGTGGTCATGGCCCGAAGGCGCGTCGTGTTCGGTCTTGGCGTGGCGCAGCAGCATCAAACGGAGCATTGGCGCGATCTCGATTCGGTCTTAGTCTGGACTAATCTACAAGCTCATGTCTGGGACGAGGTGACAAGCGCTGCAGCCGGCCGTAAGAAACGCCATGCCCGAGACTTTCTCAAGTGCGACCAACAGCCCCGACGACGGCCCTTTTCGCTCGCGTCTTTCGTTCGACCTGGATGTCGACATTTGCGTGGTGGGAGCCGGACTTGCCGGTCTTACGGTAGCGCTGGAGGCCGCGCGCCGCGGCGCCAGCGTGGCCGTACTCGAAGGCCGGCATGTCGGCTGGAACGCGTCCGGCCATCAGCTCGGTACGGTCATGCCAGGCTACAGTCTTCCGATCGGGGACCTGATCGAGCGCGTGGGCATCGAAGACGCGCGCGAATTGTGGGCGCTGTCGAAGGAGGGCGCCGATTACGTTCGCGCCGCCGCAACCGACGAGGCGATGCCGGGAATTGCGCTTACTGAAGGCGCGCTGGAGGTCTCCAACGTCGATGCTGGCGAGACGCTGATCAGCCGGCTGCAGACGCTGAGCGAGGATTTCGAGACCGAAGTCGAGGGATGGCAGGTCGATCGCGTTCGCGATCAGCTCGGGACGGCACGCTATTTCCACGGCATCTATTATCCGCGCGCATTCCAGATCGACGGCCGCAAATACATCCATGGCCTTGCCGCGCAGGCAAGGCGGGCGGGCGCGCGCATTTTCGAAGATACCCCGGTTGTCAGCATCGATCCGTCGGGCATTCGCAAGCGCATCGTGACGCCGTCGGCGCGGCTGCGCGCCTCTCATATCGTGCTTGCCGGCAACGTTCATCTCGGCGCCCCGTTACGCCGCCTGTCGGAGACGCTGCTGCCGGTCTGGCGCTATGCCGCGGTGACG
This region includes:
- a CDS encoding SixA phosphatase family protein, translated to MLRLMLLRHAKTEHDAPSGHDHDRRLDERGRRDAVAIGTWIGRHPPFPDAVLVSTAVRARQTWEIARDAIKDAVRERPPKPEVELLDELYGAEPTQLLRIIRMAEATDPARLMLIGHNPGMHELALMLAGSGDAAAKKALEDNLPTAGLAILDFATEDWSEVAFRRGKLVRFTSPKLLKQALDD
- a CDS encoding NAD(P)/FAD-dependent oxidoreductase produces the protein MPETFSSATNSPDDGPFRSRLSFDLDVDICVVGAGLAGLTVALEAARRGASVAVLEGRHVGWNASGHQLGTVMPGYSLPIGDLIERVGIEDARELWALSKEGADYVRAAATDEAMPGIALTEGALEVSNVDAGETLISRLQTLSEDFETEVEGWQVDRVRDQLGTARYFHGIYYPRAFQIDGRKYIHGLAAQARRAGARIFEDTPVVSIDPSGIRKRIVTPSARLRASHIVLAGNVHLGAPLRRLSETLLPVWRYAAVTEPLGERLGEVIAFRGSVADSDGIDHFRIIDGDRLMWASPETTWEARPRRFAPLIQRRIATIFPRLGKVPISDVFGGAVGVTVHGMPQIGQLRKGLWVASGFGRHGLNTSAMAGQVIARSILWGEDRWKLFSPFELVWAGGATGRVAGHLIGLWGRGHSAAAGALARYREGARARERVREARLAEANRQAGTRPPRRPPVAPRPVRPPPPRPAEARDGGMPVAPSQESEKVRDGSV